In Falco biarmicus isolate bFalBia1 chromosome 5, bFalBia1.pri, whole genome shotgun sequence, a single genomic region encodes these proteins:
- the LOC130149740 gene encoding olfactory receptor 1F1-like — protein sequence MRQTNQAGLIAGENQTRVTEFMLLSFSHGQPFLFVLFLAIYLATLLGNSAMLALVSLDPHLHSPMYFFLGQLSCLDMCYSSVTVPKILANTLRPQATISYCGCLAQMFFLMACAGAECAFLAVMAYDRYAAICQPLHYTHAMSWGVCVVAATGCWLWGMLDSAVHTLLASRLSFCRAARLQHIFCDVPPLLKAACSNTRPSEVALHVASIFVGLSPFLLIIVSYLRILVTILRMPMATSRHKAFSTCSAHLLVITLYFVTANLNYNRPSSGYSPAADTLVSALYCIVTPMLNPLIYSLRNREVRGALRKAVRGWGAPGSSSSNA from the exons ATGCG TCAG ACCAACCAAGCTGGCCTCATAGCAGGTGAGAACCAGACTCGGGTGACAGAGTTCATGCTCCTGAGCTTTTCCCATGGCCAGCCCttcctctttgttcttttcctggCCATTTacctggccacactgctggggaacTCTGCGATGCTCGCCCTTGTGTCCCTGGATCCCCACCTCCACAGtcccatgtacttcttcctcgGTCAGCTGTCCTGCTTGGACATGTGCTACTCATCAGTGACAGTGCCCAAGATCCTGGCAAACACCCTGCGCCCGCAGGCGACCATCTCCTACTGCGGGTGCCTGGCACAGATGTTCTTCCTGATGGCGTGCGCGGGGGCCGAGTGTGCGTTCCTGGCTGTCATGGCCTACGACCGCTACGCAGCCAtatgccagcccctgcactacaCCCATGCCATGAGCTGGGGTGTCTGTGTGGTGGCAGCCACCGGCTGCTGGCTCTGGGGGATGCTGGACTCAGCTGTGCACACCCTCCTGGCCTCCAGACTCtccttctgcagggctgcccgGCTCCAGCACATCTTCTGCGACGTCCCCCCACTGCTGAAGGCTGCGTGCAGTAACACCCGCCCCAGCGAAGTGGCACTCCATGTTGCCAGCATCTTTGTGGGCCTCAGCCCCTTCCTGCTCATCATTGTCTCCTACCTCCGCATCCTGGTCACCATCCTCAGGATGCCCATGGCCACCAGCCGGCACAAGGCCTTCTCCACATGCTCTGCCCATCTGCTCGTGATCACCCTGTACTTTGTGACGGCCAACCTGAACTACAACCGGCCCAGCTCCGGCTACTCGCCGGCAGCCGACACGCTGGTCTCTGCACTGTACTGCATCGTCACCCCCATGctgaaccccctcatctacagccTCCGCAACCGGGAGGTGCGGGGGGCCCTGCGGAAGGCTGTGCGGGGTTGGGGTGCGCCGGGCTCCTCAAGCAGCAACGCGTGA
- the NME6 gene encoding nucleoside diphosphate kinase 6 isoform X2: MAVVGRSGRPLQLTLALLKPDAVAHPLVLEAVHETILSNQFLIVRAKQLRCGREESRRFYREHAGRFFYQRLVEFMASGPMWAYILAHENAVPLWRSLMGPTKVFRARNSVPDSIRGAYGLTDTRNTTHGSDSPASASREIAFFFPEFNEQLWYQQEEPRLRCGQVYYNAEKRVHCVFRDEETELT; the protein is encoded by the exons ATGGCGGTGGTGGGGCGCAGCGGGCGGCCCCTGCAGCTGACGCTGGCGCTGCTGAAGCCGGACGCCGTGGCGCACCCGCTGGTGCTGGAG GCCGTGCACGAAACCATCCTCAGCAACCAGTTCCTGATCGTGCGCGCCAAGCAGCTGCGCTGCGGCCGGGAGGAGAGCCGCCGCTTCTACCGGGAGCACGCGG GACGGTTCTTCTACCAGCGGCTGGTGGAGTTTATGGCCAG TGGCCCCATGTGGGCTTATATCTTGGCCCATGAGAATGCTGTCCCCCTCTGGAGATCCCTGATGGGACCCACCAAAGTATTCCGAGCCCGAAACAGTGTCCCAGACTCCATCCGAGGAGCTTATGGCCTCACCGACACCAGGAATACCACTCATGGCTCAG ATTCACCAGCGTCAGCCAGCAGAGaaattgcctttttcttcccagaattCAATGAACAGCTCTGGTACCAGCAGGAAGAGCCACGTCTGCGCTGTGGGCAGGTGTATTACAATGCTGAGAAGCGTGTCCACTGTGTGTTCAGGGATGAAGAAACAGAGTTGACCTGA
- the NME6 gene encoding nucleoside diphosphate kinase 6 isoform X1 — MAVVGRSGRPLQLTLALLKPDAVAHPLVLEAVHETILSNQFLIVRAKQLRCGREESRRFYREHAARRGGHGGAGAAGREPAGPRDSGRLSPAGRFFYQRLVEFMASGPMWAYILAHENAVPLWRSLMGPTKVFRARNSVPDSIRGAYGLTDTRNTTHGSDSPASASREIAFFFPEFNEQLWYQQEEPRLRCGQVYYNAEKRVHCVFRDEETELT, encoded by the exons ATGGCGGTGGTGGGGCGCAGCGGGCGGCCCCTGCAGCTGACGCTGGCGCTGCTGAAGCCGGACGCCGTGGCGCACCCGCTGGTGCTGGAG GCCGTGCACGAAACCATCCTCAGCAACCAGTTCCTGATCGTGCGCGCCAAGCAGCTGCGCTGCGGCCGGGAGGAGAGCCGCCGCTTCTACCGGGAGCACGCGG CACGGCGGGGCGGgcacggcggggcgggcgctgcGGGCCGGGAGCCGGCAGGGCCCCGTGACTCGGGCCGCCTTTCTCCTGCAGGACGGTTCTTCTACCAGCGGCTGGTGGAGTTTATGGCCAG TGGCCCCATGTGGGCTTATATCTTGGCCCATGAGAATGCTGTCCCCCTCTGGAGATCCCTGATGGGACCCACCAAAGTATTCCGAGCCCGAAACAGTGTCCCAGACTCCATCCGAGGAGCTTATGGCCTCACCGACACCAGGAATACCACTCATGGCTCAG ATTCACCAGCGTCAGCCAGCAGAGaaattgcctttttcttcccagaattCAATGAACAGCTCTGGTACCAGCAGGAAGAGCCACGTCTGCGCTGTGGGCAGGTGTATTACAATGCTGAGAAGCGTGTCCACTGTGTGTTCAGGGATGAAGAAACAGAGTTGACCTGA